From Verrucomicrobiia bacterium, the proteins below share one genomic window:
- a CDS encoding HlyD family secretion protein, translating into MDEKPAATGIKTTLAGAEPGTLPPAPPPRIKKKKMPFILGAVGLIVIVAVVIYYIQCVAPYESTDDAFIENHVTIVSPRVSGPVVKLLVDDNQIVQQGDLLVEIDPSDYETKVTQAQADLKTAQGQLEQAKAQITVDQAKADQDRAQEAASEADAIRAKADLQRYSTVEARAISGTQLDLAQAQAKVTIANVNVATNLTKAADAQVALSRVNAETAEAVVKQAEAKLHQAELDLSYTKITAPVSGRVTRRTVEQGAYLQVSQSLLALVPKEVWVVANFKETQLANMRPGQPVTMTIDAYPKRKFKGKVQSLQAGTGARFSLLPAENAVGNYVKVVQRIPVKIVFDEPLDAQLDIAPGMSVVPEVKVK; encoded by the coding sequence ATGGACGAAAAACCAGCGGCGACAGGAATAAAAACTACTTTGGCTGGAGCCGAGCCAGGCACTTTGCCGCCCGCGCCGCCGCCACGCATAAAAAAGAAAAAGATGCCATTTATTCTTGGCGCCGTCGGCTTGATCGTGATCGTGGCCGTCGTCATTTATTACATTCAATGCGTCGCCCCGTATGAATCCACCGACGATGCGTTCATCGAGAACCACGTCACGATTGTGAGTCCGCGCGTTTCGGGACCGGTCGTGAAACTATTGGTGGACGATAATCAAATTGTCCAGCAGGGAGACTTGCTGGTGGAAATTGATCCGAGCGATTACGAAACGAAAGTCACGCAGGCGCAGGCCGACCTGAAGACCGCGCAGGGCCAGCTCGAACAAGCCAAAGCGCAGATCACGGTGGATCAAGCCAAGGCGGATCAGGATCGCGCGCAGGAAGCGGCGTCCGAGGCCGACGCGATCCGCGCCAAGGCGGATTTACAACGCTATTCAACCGTGGAAGCGCGGGCGATTTCCGGCACACAACTCGACCTCGCGCAAGCCCAGGCCAAGGTGACGATTGCGAACGTGAATGTCGCCACCAATCTAACCAAAGCCGCCGACGCGCAAGTCGCGCTCAGCCGCGTGAACGCCGAGACCGCTGAAGCCGTCGTCAAGCAAGCCGAGGCGAAACTTCACCAGGCCGAACTCGACCTTTCTTACACGAAAATCACTGCACCCGTGAGTGGGCGCGTCACCCGCCGCACGGTGGAGCAGGGGGCTTACCTGCAAGTGAGCCAATCGCTGCTCGCCCTGGTGCCGAAAGAAGTCTGGGTCGTGGCGAATTTCAAGGAAACGCAATTAGCCAACATGCGTCCCGGCCAGCCGGTCACGATGACGATTGATGCCTATCCCAAGCGGAAATTCAAAGGCAAGGTCCAGAGTTTGCAGGCAGGAACCGGCGCGCGCTTCAGCCTTTTGCCGGCGGAAAATGCCGTAGGTAATTATGTGAAAGTGGTTCAACGCATTCCCGTCAAAATTGTTTTCGATGAACCGCTCGACGCGCAATTAGATATTGCGCCCGGCATGTCGGTCGTGCCCGAGGTGAAAGTGAAATGA
- a CDS encoding DHA2 family efflux MFS transporter permease subunit produces MSAAAATAGEIHVPVAEWRPRVNPWWIAAAVMLATFMEVLDTSIASVALPYIAGNLGASRDEATWVLTSYLVSNAIVLPVSAWFSNYFGRKRFLIGCIIIFTLSSFACGAATNLGMLILARVIQGAGGGALQPLAQAILLESFPPAKRGVAMAVYGLGVICAPIIGPTLGGWLTDSYSWRWSFYINIPVGALAVFLISMFVEDPPYIRNAKRTRFDAIGFGLLSIWLATLQIILDKGQQDDWFGALWIRWFAAISVISMFTFVWRSLSTSSPIVDLHVLKNRNFAIGCLLFGMFGACLYALITLQPLFLQTLLGYTALDSGLTVSPRGLGAVVALFLVGALVQKVNPRFLVAFGFLIFGIASFLFSRFTLDVSMRNIVPANVLNGFGTGFIFVPLTGLALGTLTNEQIGSGTGIQNLARNIGGGIGISFVSTMLERFAQAHQVFMVGQVTPLNPLYQQRLLAAQHVYSASYGVPDALQRAQASIYNLVLQQADYWAFMQLFYVIAWVCGISIVGVLLLKNVKGGRPVAVH; encoded by the coding sequence ATGAGCGCGGCTGCCGCCACTGCCGGGGAAATTCACGTACCGGTTGCGGAATGGCGTCCACGCGTCAATCCGTGGTGGATCGCCGCCGCGGTCATGCTCGCGACGTTCATGGAAGTACTGGACACTTCCATCGCCTCTGTCGCGCTGCCCTACATCGCGGGCAACCTTGGCGCGAGCCGCGACGAGGCAACATGGGTGCTGACGAGTTACCTTGTCTCAAACGCGATCGTGCTGCCAGTGAGTGCGTGGTTCTCAAATTATTTCGGGCGTAAACGATTTCTTATCGGCTGCATCATCATTTTTACGCTGTCCTCGTTTGCGTGCGGCGCGGCGACGAACCTCGGAATGCTGATTCTCGCGCGCGTGATCCAAGGGGCGGGCGGCGGCGCGTTGCAACCGCTTGCGCAGGCTATTTTGCTCGAGAGTTTTCCACCGGCAAAACGCGGTGTGGCGATGGCTGTGTATGGCCTCGGTGTGATTTGCGCGCCGATCATCGGCCCGACGCTGGGTGGCTGGCTTACGGACAGCTATTCGTGGCGCTGGTCCTTTTATATTAATATTCCGGTGGGCGCGCTGGCGGTATTTCTCATCTCCATGTTTGTGGAAGATCCGCCTTACATCCGCAATGCGAAGCGAACACGCTTTGATGCCATTGGCTTCGGGTTGCTCAGCATTTGGCTGGCGACGTTGCAAATCATTCTCGACAAGGGGCAGCAGGACGATTGGTTTGGAGCACTGTGGATACGCTGGTTTGCGGCGATCTCGGTGATCTCGATGTTTACGTTCGTATGGAGATCGCTGAGCACGTCCTCTCCGATTGTGGATTTGCATGTGCTAAAAAATCGAAATTTCGCGATCGGTTGTCTACTGTTTGGAATGTTCGGCGCATGCTTGTACGCATTGATCACACTGCAACCTTTGTTTCTTCAAACACTCTTGGGATATACAGCGCTGGACTCCGGGCTCACTGTAAGCCCGCGCGGGCTGGGCGCGGTCGTGGCTTTGTTCCTGGTGGGTGCGCTGGTGCAAAAGGTCAATCCACGTTTTTTGGTGGCGTTCGGTTTTCTGATTTTCGGGATCGCGAGCTTTTTGTTCAGCCGATTCACGCTGGATGTTTCAATGCGAAATATCGTGCCGGCGAATGTGCTGAATGGGTTCGGCACCGGTTTTATTTTCGTGCCGCTCACCGGACTGGCTTTGGGAACGCTCACCAACGAACAAATCGGCAGCGGCACCGGCATTCAAAACCTCGCGCGCAACATCGGTGGCGGCATCGGCATATCCTTCGTCTCGACCATGCTCGAACGATTTGCGCAGGCGCACCAAGTTTTCATGGTGGGACAGGTGACCCCGCTCAATCCGCTGTATCAACAACGCCTGCTGGCGGCACAGCACGTTTACAGCGCCAGTTACGGTGTGCCCGACGCGCTTCAGCGGGCGCAAGCCTCGATTTATAATTTGGTGCTGCAACAAGCCGACTACTGGGCCTTCATGCAATTATTCTATGTCATCGCGTGGGTGTGCGGCATTTCGATCGTTGGCGTGTTGCTGTTAAAAAACGTGAAAGGCGGACGCCCAGTGGCGGTGCATTAA
- a CDS encoding efflux transporter outer membrane subunit, producing MKAILFIVAASLIFAAGCSVGPDYHPPKTDTHAEWASPLAGGTTNAPMTDTNWWKTFHDPEIDSLIARAVHSNLNLRVATARVHEERAARGVVAADFWPTANASGSYTRERLSGNGFPEFPPGEPLEANVYQAGFDARWEIDVFGGTRRAVEAATAEIGAAEFGRRDVLVSLLGDVARSYVEARGFQKEIAIVQQNIKAQQDVLELTRDRFKSGLTSDLDVQQAAALLSTTQAQVPTLETGFRQSTYRLDVLIGQRPGTLLEELSAEQPIPSVPPQVPIGLPADLLRRRPDIRRAERQLAASNARIGVAVADYFPKFSLTGDAGLQSVSASDWFTGGSRFWSIGPTAQWRIFDGGRIRSNVKVQNAREEQALATYEQAVLGAFQDVEGALVAYAKEQIRRQSLIEAVTANQNAVDIANQLYKNGLADFLRVLDSQRSLYEAQDALVQSDRTVSVDLIALYKALGGGWEEVEREAMK from the coding sequence ATGAAAGCGATTTTATTCATCGTCGCAGCATCATTGATTTTCGCCGCAGGTTGCAGCGTGGGGCCCGATTATCATCCGCCCAAAACGGACACGCACGCGGAATGGGCATCGCCCTTGGCCGGAGGAACCACGAATGCGCCGATGACCGATACCAACTGGTGGAAAACCTTTCACGATCCGGAAATTGATTCGCTCATCGCCCGCGCGGTGCATTCAAACCTGAACTTGCGCGTCGCCACGGCGCGCGTCCACGAAGAGCGGGCGGCGCGCGGCGTAGTCGCGGCGGATTTTTGGCCCACGGCCAATGCCAGCGGCTCCTATACACGCGAGCGCTTGAGTGGAAATGGTTTTCCTGAATTCCCGCCGGGTGAACCGCTCGAAGCAAATGTTTATCAGGCGGGCTTTGACGCGAGGTGGGAAATAGATGTATTCGGCGGCACGCGCCGCGCGGTGGAAGCGGCGACGGCCGAAATTGGCGCGGCGGAATTTGGCCGGCGGGATGTGCTTGTGTCATTGCTCGGCGACGTCGCGCGCAGCTACGTCGAGGCCCGCGGATTTCAAAAGGAAATCGCCATCGTCCAACAAAATATTAAAGCGCAACAGGACGTCCTTGAACTTACCCGCGACCGTTTTAAGTCCGGCCTGACGAGTGATCTCGACGTCCAGCAAGCCGCGGCGTTGCTTTCGACGACTCAGGCACAAGTCCCGACGCTCGAAACCGGATTTCGCCAGTCAACTTACCGTCTCGACGTTCTCATCGGCCAGCGGCCCGGGACCTTGCTCGAAGAATTATCCGCCGAACAACCCATACCCTCCGTGCCGCCGCAAGTGCCGATCGGTTTGCCCGCTGATTTGCTGCGCCGCCGTCCCGACATTCGCCGCGCGGAACGGCAACTCGCGGCCTCAAATGCGCGCATCGGCGTGGCCGTCGCAGATTATTTTCCAAAATTCTCGCTCACCGGCGACGCTGGATTGCAAAGCGTCAGCGCCAGCGATTGGTTCACTGGCGGCAGCCGTTTCTGGTCCATCGGTCCGACGGCGCAATGGCGAATATTCGATGGCGGCCGCATCCGTTCCAATGTGAAAGTTCAAAACGCACGCGAAGAACAAGCGCTCGCCACCTATGAACAAGCCGTCCTCGGCGCGTTCCAGGATGTCGAAGGCGCCTTGGTCGCTTACGCGAAGGAACAAATCCGCCGCCAATCATTGATCGAAGCCGTGACCGCCAATCAAAACGCAGTGGACATCGCCAACCAGCTTTACAAAAATGGATTGGCGGATTTTCTCCGGGTGCTCGACTCGCAACGCTCACTTTACGAAGCCCAGGATGCCCTGGTCCAAAGCGACCGCACCGTCAGCGTAGATTTGATCGCCCTCTACAAAGCCCTGGGCGGCGGCTGGGAAGAAGTCGAACGCGAAGCGATGAAGTAA
- a CDS encoding glutamine--tRNA ligase/YqeY domain fusion protein, whose translation MTTPPNDPAIPAPAPADFVRDIVAADNQSGKHGGRVVTRFPPEPNGYLHIGHAKSICLNFGIAGENSGGICHLRFDDTNPAREDVEYVDSIQEDVNWLGFDWGKNKFYASDYFGKLYDFAVELIKMGKAYVCDLTADEMIHYRGAPTVPGRESPFRNRTIEENLDLFARMRAGEFPDGAKTLRAKIDMASPNIHLRDPAIYRIRKVEHHRTGNAWCIYPMYDYAHSLSDSIEGITHSICTLEFEVHRPLYDWILNELKTPCHPQQIEFARLNLSYTVMSKRKLLQLVEENLVTGWDDPRMPTVAGLRRRGVTPEAIRHFCARIGVTKYNGLTDIALLEHSVREDLNKRALRVMAVLRPVKVVLTNYPDHMIEELDAVNNPEDPSAGSRKVPFSRVLYIERDDFMEVPAKKFFRLSPGNEVRLRYAYIIKCVEVVKDANGEITELQCTIDPDSKSGGATASRKIKGTIHWVSAAHAVSAEVRMFDRLFTVEQPDADEEGRDFKTFLNPNSLETLTSAKLEPSLADAKAEARYQFERLGYFRADPKDSQPGKLVFNRIVSLRDSWAKEAAK comes from the coding sequence ATGACGACGCCACCTAACGACCCAGCCATTCCCGCACCAGCGCCCGCAGATTTCGTCCGCGACATCGTCGCCGCCGACAACCAAAGCGGCAAGCACGGTGGCCGCGTTGTGACCCGCTTTCCCCCAGAGCCCAACGGCTACCTCCACATCGGCCACGCGAAATCCATTTGCCTGAACTTCGGCATCGCCGGCGAAAATTCCGGCGGCATCTGCCACCTGCGCTTTGACGATACCAATCCTGCGCGCGAAGACGTGGAATACGTGGACTCCATCCAGGAAGATGTCAACTGGCTCGGCTTCGATTGGGGCAAAAATAAATTCTACGCCTCGGATTATTTCGGCAAACTTTATGACTTCGCCGTCGAGTTGATCAAAATGGGCAAGGCCTACGTGTGCGACCTTACCGCCGACGAAATGATCCACTATCGCGGCGCGCCGACCGTTCCCGGGCGTGAAAGTCCTTTCCGGAATCGCACGATCGAGGAGAATTTGGATTTGTTCGCACGGATGCGTGCCGGCGAATTTCCCGACGGCGCAAAAACCTTGCGCGCGAAGATTGACATGGCGTCGCCGAACATTCACCTGCGCGACCCCGCCATCTACCGCATCCGCAAAGTCGAGCATCACCGCACCGGAAATGCCTGGTGCATTTACCCGATGTACGATTATGCGCATAGCCTTTCGGATTCCATTGAAGGCATCACGCACTCGATCTGCACGCTGGAATTTGAAGTTCACCGCCCGCTCTACGATTGGATTTTGAATGAACTCAAGACGCCTTGCCATCCGCAGCAAATCGAATTCGCGCGTCTTAATTTGAGTTACACTGTCATGAGCAAACGCAAGCTCCTGCAGCTCGTGGAGGAAAATCTCGTCACCGGTTGGGACGACCCGCGCATGCCGACCGTCGCCGGTCTTCGCCGCCGCGGCGTGACGCCTGAAGCCATCCGCCACTTTTGCGCGCGCATCGGCGTGACGAAATACAATGGCCTCACCGATATCGCGCTCCTTGAACACAGTGTCCGCGAAGATTTGAACAAACGCGCCCTTCGCGTCATGGCCGTGTTGCGCCCGGTCAAAGTCGTCCTGACGAATTATCCCGACCACATGATTGAGGAATTGGACGCGGTGAATAATCCCGAAGACCCGAGCGCCGGTTCGCGCAAAGTCCCATTCAGCCGCGTCCTCTATATCGAGCGCGATGATTTCATGGAAGTGCCCGCCAAGAAATTTTTCCGCCTTTCGCCCGGCAACGAAGTGCGGCTTCGCTACGCCTATATTATTAAGTGCGTTGAAGTCGTGAAAGATGCCAACGGCGAGATCACTGAGTTGCAATGCACCATTGACCCCGATTCCAAAAGCGGCGGCGCGACCGCGAGCCGCAAAATCAAGGGAACGATTCATTGGGTCTCCGCCGCGCACGCCGTCTCCGCCGAAGTCCGCATGTTCGACCGCCTCTTCACCGTCGAACAACCCGACGCCGACGAAGAAGGCCGCGATTTCAAAACCTTTCTCAATCCCAATTCGCTCGAAACTTTGACCAGCGCCAAACTCGAACCGAGCCTCGCCGACGCCAAAGCCGAAGCGCGCTACCAATTCGAGCGACTCGGTTACTTCCGCGCCGACCCCAAAGATTCGCAACCGGGAAAACTCGTGTTCAATCGTATCGTGTCCCTGCGCGATTCCTGGGCCAAGGAAGCCGCCAAATAA
- a CDS encoding cytidylate kinase-like family protein codes for MKRILVIEREYGAGGSVIAEKAAQRLGWKLLDQQLTESIARLAKVSPEDCAKRQERMDPWLYRLSKVFWRGSHERSVEFVDADVLDSDCLIHFTKKVLEEAAEAGNCVIVGRAAPYYLRKRHDKYCVFLYAPRDYRFHRVMGDVKDEAKAVDLVDNVDAERAEFIKHYFGVQWPSRPLYDCMLNTSIGDDATVETILHLMDQANQREAAIKS; via the coding sequence ATGAAACGCATTTTGGTCATCGAACGGGAATACGGAGCCGGCGGCAGCGTTATCGCGGAAAAAGCCGCGCAACGGCTCGGCTGGAAATTGCTCGACCAGCAACTGACCGAGTCCATTGCCCGGCTCGCCAAGGTTTCGCCTGAAGATTGCGCGAAACGCCAGGAACGCATGGACCCGTGGCTGTACCGTTTGAGTAAAGTTTTCTGGCGCGGCAGCCACGAGCGCAGCGTGGAATTTGTGGATGCCGATGTGCTCGATTCGGATTGCCTGATTCATTTTACAAAAAAAGTTCTCGAAGAAGCGGCAGAGGCGGGCAACTGCGTGATCGTCGGCCGGGCCGCGCCTTATTATTTGCGCAAACGGCACGACAAATACTGTGTGTTCCTTTACGCGCCACGCGATTACCGGTTTCATCGGGTGATGGGAGACGTAAAAGATGAAGCCAAAGCCGTGGACCTCGTGGACAACGTGGATGCGGAGCGCGCGGAATTCATCAAACATTATTTTGGAGTGCAGTGGCCGTCGCGCCCGCTCTACGATTGCATGCTCAACACTTCCATTGGAGACGATGCCACCGTGGAGACGATCCTGCATTTGATGGATCAAGCCAACCAGCGCGAAGCCGCTATCAAATCATGA
- a CDS encoding flagellar basal body-associated protein FliL: MKFPKAILLTTVVAMALFAHKSFSVPLDAAAIASEPSPGLKDTVVLIIRHAEKPEEGAELSPTGQQRAIAYVNYFKNFTVNSKPLRPDYLVATADSEKSRRPRLTLLPLAQDLGLTIDNHVKNKNFANEVEDLRTTHHGKCVLIAWHHEKIPDLIEGLGADPNKLFPGGKWPSGIFNWVIELHYDHEGRLIPSECKRINEKLLPGDSD; this comes from the coding sequence ATGAAATTTCCAAAAGCTATTCTTCTCACGACCGTTGTGGCGATGGCGTTGTTCGCTCACAAGTCTTTTTCCGTTCCGCTCGATGCCGCCGCGATTGCCAGCGAACCGTCGCCCGGACTAAAGGACACCGTCGTATTGATTATTCGCCACGCTGAAAAGCCCGAAGAAGGAGCCGAGTTATCGCCCACCGGTCAGCAACGCGCCATCGCCTACGTGAACTATTTCAAGAACTTCACCGTGAATTCAAAGCCACTGCGGCCGGATTATTTGGTTGCCACAGCAGACTCGGAGAAAAGCCGCCGCCCACGTTTGACACTCTTACCGCTCGCGCAGGATCTCGGTTTGACCATTGATAACCACGTTAAGAATAAAAATTTTGCGAACGAAGTCGAAGACCTTCGCACAACACATCACGGAAAATGCGTTCTCATCGCTTGGCATCATGAAAAAATTCCGGACCTCATTGAAGGTCTCGGCGCAGATCCAAACAAACTTTTTCCCGGTGGCAAATGGCCTTCGGGAATTTTTAACTGGGTGATCGAATTGCACTACGATCACGAGGGACGCTTGATTCCCAGTGAGTGCAAACGCATCAACGAAAAACTTCTGCCGGGCGATTCCGATTAA
- a CDS encoding DUF3309 domain-containing protein encodes MDILLILIILLLLFGGGGFYFGGPVVGGSGAGLILLIILIIFLTGGFRGRK; translated from the coding sequence ATGGACATTTTGCTAATCCTAATCATTCTACTGCTCTTGTTCGGCGGCGGCGGTTTTTATTTCGGTGGCCCGGTGGTTGGCGGAAGCGGCGCCGGACTGATTCTCCTGATCATCCTGATCATTTTTCTTACTGGCGGATTTCGCGGTCGCAAGTAA